The stretch of DNA ACATGTTTGAGTTTAGAGCAGATGTTATTGTTAGTGTCACGCAGGAGTTTTTTAATGCGTGGTCTTACTGTGTATTATGTCATCATTCCACAGGCTTTCCACATGTACTACTCTCATGGCCTAATCTCAAGCAACATCACAGACAAAAGGTGTGTGAACATATTGTCATATTCAGCCTTGCACCTGTAGGATGCAAACGTCCCGTTGCTAAATATGacgtttttttatttcagtaaaAGTCAGCAGCCCTTTGTGTTGTTCGGGAAACACTCGTCTGTAGAAGATCTGCAGAGCTACTCGTTCAACTTTCCCTCAGAAAGTCACCAGGTCCGCAACACAGGGCCTCAGGGCTCTGCAGCCAGACACATggtgagagacagcagcagcactgagaggGAACAACTGTGTGTCCACGCCGGTCTGAAATAGAAAGCTGTgtaatgtgtacattactgtacggTGCCTGGTATCTGGCAGCAGAGTTGACGACCTTGTGACTAAAACAGAAAGACTGGCTGCAGCACCATCTGCTGCAGTGGTTTGGTACAATCTGCCATCAGTGATGACTAGGGTTGTATTTTGACGCATCATGTGACTGTACAGTCTGTATAACCTGGACCTGTGTGGGTTAATTTACACCCAGTGTTTCTCTGTAATATGTGAATGTGTTGTTATCTACCCCCATCAGGTCCTGCAGTGTGCGTCCCCTAAAGGACCTTTAGCCTGCTCTCGAACGTATTTCTTTGGGACCACACACACTCCATACCTCGGTGAGCTTTACTGTATCTCTTATTCAGAAATTAATAGTTTCTTAGTCTTTTGAATTTCATGCAAACCTTCATTTGCAAACCTCACCTTTGGTGATTTTGTCTCGCAGGAAATCAAAGCACagagcagaagaaaacagacgtcctgtatgtgtttttgtacTCGTTATATTTTCCCTTTGAGCTCAATCgactgtttaaatatttaagaatgttttttttttccagacttcTGTCACAGATTTATTCCGCTGCAGTTCAAGGAGTCCTTTCAGGAATCAAATGCTACTCCTGCACCACAAGTGCTGCCAAGGTGAGAAAGAGGCAGTAAGTGTTCAGACTTTATGCCATGCACCGGTGCACTGGGGCTCATTGTGAAGGATTCTTATCACAGGCTAAGGACGTGGCGGAGAACGCCTTCCTGATGACTCTAGAGTCAATGGATTTAAGTCAGTACCGCAGCGCTCTCAGGTACAGATGAACTTTCCTTTATCGTTATCCTCCGTACAGTCCAAAACCCGAAACAGATCAAATGTGTAAATTATGGTGTGTTTGTTCTCTATAGGTCCAAATGTGAATTCAGCATCCAAGCAGTGAATACACAAGGAACGTGAGTGTTAAAAACGTTACTGgttctttgtttgtgtggaaAGTTATAATGAGGTCATTTGGAATCGAGCAGGTTTAGATCTGAATAgctggttttatttttcaggatCATTCCTCTGACTGATGACGACAGCCGCTACGTGGTAAAAACAGTAAGTTTCAGAAACATAGTGTCACACAAAGAAAGAATCGCAATGACAGGACTGTTTTTCTCATTCTGCTTTCATCCAGGCGTCCCTGATTGTCCATGACATTCCAGACCTGCAGGGGGACAGGGGGGACCTGGGCTCTGTGGTCTTCTCTGAATCTTTCCTGGAGTCCAGCATCAGCATTCAGCAAAGAGGTACAGTATTGATTAGATTAAGACTAATAGGAATGGATTGCTGATTGAACCCAGTGGAGGAATTTGATTTGCATAAGGATTAAAAATCTGCAGGTCACTGTAGCAGAAACGGAGGATTCATCTAAACATAGATCGCTTTAGTCCCTGAGGATCGCTTTTGTTATTCGTCTGATGTGTTTGTCATACTGTGGTTTTGCGGTTTGTGCTCAAACACGTTTGTTCCTCTCCTCTAGATGGCACTGTGTCCTCAGATAGCTGCTACACCATCCTCACTACGACCGTGCCTCGTTATGCCTGCTGGCTGGTATGTGGCTGCTGTAAAGTGTATTCCACATATTCCTGCTAATGAATAAATCAATCCGGTTTCTTCCACTAATGTTTTGATGCTGTAACAGTTCTCACTGTCAtgatggttgtttttttgttttttttagatggaATCAGATGTCAAGCAGTCTGAGCAAGCACAGCATCTCACCAAGGTCAGTGCAGAGGCCCCATGTTGCTAAAGGCCCAACATATATGTTTATGTTCATGCATCCTAATGACCTGTGATGTCTGCCTCATGCAGCGTGAGGACGGCACCTGTTTAGGGACCGTCCTGACTGCAGCAGATGCTGCTTATGTGTTCTCCAGCAGCCAGCTTTCCACGCCTGAAGAAGGTGACGCTCACACGCCATTTTGTCATCTTCTACTTTGGCCAGTGTTGTGCATCATGACTTGGaagtgtgtgatttttttttttttttttactgattttACTTCAGGAAAAATCATCTTCTTCTCCGAGGGACTGCTCTTTATACACTCACAGTACGGGAGCTTCACTCTGTCCAAAGATCACATCACAAACATCGTTTTCTATCATCCGGTATGATGTTCACTGAGTGAAATACATATTGTGTTGAATTCCTGGGACTGCacatatttacttttttttatgtgtCCTCTCATCACCAGGAGTACAGTGCTGTGGcgtctgttcttgtggagtataaATCCAGCCTGCTTCCACACCTGCCCTTCCTGCTTCACAGCCCCGATCAGTGTCTAGTCTTCGGTCTTCGGCCCAAGTCTAAGAGTCACCGGGCTTTCTACTCCCAGGTGAGTCTTAGAAATCCTGCTCATTAAAGGTGTAgctttactactactacttccCAGTAAACCTCTGCTTTTGTGCTGTAGGTTCTACCAGTGTGGAAAAACTCTGATTCTGGATTGAGTGTGCAAATGTTGGACCAAAAGCACCTGACCTGGAACCAGAAAAACATGTAAGAAAAAGCCACATGCTGCATGCTTTTTGCCTGGGTAGATAATTATTgtaagagtttgttttttttttcttgcaggcACACCAGACTGCAGAAGCTACACGACAGTCAGGAGCCACCACTGGCCAAACGCAAACTCAGTCTGAAGACCTCGTACCCCCAGCTGCCAGAGCAGGAAATGTAAGTACGCACAGAGCACCAGAGTGCACAGCAGAGTGCCTCAGGGTTGGACCCGACAAGTAATAAAACCTGATGCTCCATACACTTTATCATGTGTATGTGTTCCCAAAAAAGCATTTTAAGCTGATGCTTTTTGATACACTTGGTGCTCACATTTACTTCTGCCAGAGCAGCTAAAACAAATAAGACTGCATTCAACTGCAGAGCAGCATGTTTGGCACGTTTTCCCAGATCTGTCCCCAGGAATAATAATTACGCTTCCAGCTGTCGCAAGCAACTAAACTAGAATTGAATTACTCTCTTTGGCACAGTTTAGTATTTCTAAGTGCTGTGTGTGCCCTGATTCTCtgccttttttaaaaattgcaACGGCAGATGACGAATACATTACTGCACTTAACACTATGATCACAGGTTTGCTCACTGACTGCTTGATTCTGGCCTATCACCAGGTTCCGTCAGCACTTTGCCCTGAGTACTAGCATCAGTCAGGAGCCCATTCTGTATGACCACCTGGGGGTACTCTTCCCCTCTGCAGAGCTCAGGAACACAGCCTCTGGTCAGGGAGACAAGGTGAGAATATCGACTTGCAGGGAATTGTCTGGAAATatagacagataaaaaaaaactggttgtTTTTTCTGCCAGGATCCTTGTTTCATTATGCAGGTGCATGAATATCTGACATGGGCTTTTTTAAAGGTTGTCATCACCATTATCAGTGGACTGCCAGGAAGCTATAAGGACAAGCTGTGTAACTTCATAGTCCACCTTAACAGGGACTATGGAAGGTGAGAGATTTTAGCATGAATCTGTAATTAATGCAAaactgacaacacaaacaaagacacgGTTTTTGTTCATTACCTCTGTAGGTGGGTGGTGTATGAGCCTGAACCTGACAGTTTTTCAGCCTCCCACCTCCAGCAGTATTTGTCGAGCTTCCTGGAGAACCAGAGAGGCACCAGAGGCAAACCCCGCCTGCTGGTGGTGTCACCTGGGTAAGGAACAGCATGAAACAAGACGTCAAGAGTGATCCACATCCAGCAGTGCAGATTTAAATGGAAGCTCTGGATGTGACAATAATCATGTGCCACTTACAGATACACAGATGTTCTGGATGTGGTCCAGGCTGTGCTCTTCCATCCTGACCCAGTTGTCCAGGCGTGTTTCACCATCGGTGCGGTGACTGCCTGTGTGAACCCTCTGGCCTCCTGTATGGAGCACAGGTAAGATTTTGGTTCATTCACTTTTTAATCGTGGCtccaaaacacagaggaggGCACCTTCACTCTGCCAGGAACAAAACACTACTCAGATCTGCAGCACACCTGTCACCAATtccaaaaacaacatattttgaCCACAAATAgctttttaaagtattttttaataaaCCATTGTTTATGTTCGTACACAGTTAAGTACCATAAGTAATATATTGCAAGTGAATGTTGATAGTTTGTTGACGCATGGGAGGTTTCCAGCACAAGGTTACGTGACACTTTTAATCATTAAAACCTAAGTCTGGATGCCTTTGTTACAGAGGGGATCAGCCCTACATTTAATCTCACTCTTCTTTTGTTACAGGCTTTAGACGAAGTATACAGAGCTTCTCACTGTCATAGATTGACTGAGCTGCTCCACACAATATGACATACCAGCCTTGTTAATAGGCTGTTTTCCACTGCACTGCCAGGCTGGGCTGCCCAGTGATGCTTATATACAGAGAAAGTTAGTCCACAGGGTCCATTTTGGACAACATGCTCTCCGAAATGCTGCCAATTTTTTTATATTCACCAAAACGTTCTAATTGAAAAGCCAGAATGCGCTGGAACAAATGTGTGAAGCTCTTCAGAGAGAGGCGTCGTGGAGCAGGCGAGTCTGTAGCGGTGAAACATGTGAGAGTCCGTGCTATAAACATGCTGTGGTGGCACTCCAGTGGAACAATGTGAAGTTAGTTAGGAACACAGTTAGCACTAACATTTTGAACATTTgaggcacccccccccccagccccaTCACTGCCTAATGCCTTAGTGAGGAGGTCTGAGGACCCCTACCCTAGTGCTAATTGGGTgtggttagcctagcttaggcCTGACCTGACTTTCACCCCCTTCAGCATAGCCCTTTAATCCCCGAAATCCACATGTTCAAACAACAAACCCTCCTCAGTGAAGCTCATCAGTCAGTCATGATCTATTCTTTGTGATGGATGTAGACACCTCATTACATCAGGACAGGGAAGATAAATGCCTTTCAAATGGCTGATCCTCCTTCCTGCAGGCTCCCTCAGAGCAGCACAGGGGGAGGGGTCTGTGGCGGGAGGAGGGAGGCTCGGCCCAGAATGGTTATTTTGAAAGTGCTGTATAACTCTGATCGATTTGAGAACGCAGGATAAATGATtataataaattatatatattagaTCACAGAAAGCTTTTACATTGGTCAGTTGCCAGTCATAGTCATGATGTCATGCGATGAAGAAGGCCCCCATGATGGATGACTTGGCTTGCTAGCCAAAGGCCATAACATGGAATTAGCCTGTTTATTGCCGCACAACTTTGGCATGTTCCCATCAGTCACAAATAGTGTTGTTATTAGTGATGATATTGTGGAACAAGACatggcttaaataaggaggacTGTTAAAATACTTGTGCCTCACTCGTTACATAAGGTTTTCAGATGAATCTGCACGCAGGATTGTCTGCCTGTAATTACTTTTTCATTTGGCCAGTTGCTGGTACTTGTTCACCCTCATCGGTGTATATATAACCTGAGTTGTTCTGTTTCTTGTCTGTCTCTTTAGGTTTGCTTTTccaaagctgctggagcagtGCAGCCAAGGTTAGTAGCTGTTCCTACAGAGGTCACGGGGTTCTGTAGAGGATTTAAAGTCTTGAATCATCGTAGATTCACATTCATTAATGTTTTTCCACATATCATTCAGACAAAGCCTCAGCCGCTGTGCAGTTATTCTGTCTGCCACGGCCTATTGTGTTGTTAAGTGTTTCAGAAAATGTTTAACATCAAGATGTCAGTTCAGCTTCCAGAGCACAGCGGCAGTAATGCCAGTAAATCAAACCTAGTGTGACACGGCGTATTTGAGTGTTTCAGCAGCAGGgctggcatgtttttttttttttgtaaatgtgatCCATTCTCTCCTGAAATTCACACTCTCTCTTCTTGTGCCTCGCCGTGTGTCAGGTATTGTGAGTACAGTGGTGTTCACCGGGCTGACAGCGGAGAAGCAGCACCCTCTCATGCAGCATGTTCAGCAGTTGGTACGCTCTGCCAACCCCACCGCCGCCTTCATCCtggcagagagaggagctgtcACCGGGTAGGCGCCCACAGAATCATGATCAATGCCACAAATAGTCGTTTAGCTGCTCTTATCTCTGCCTGAAATATTTACCCAggaaagcttttttttattccacttTCTGAGTCTATGTTCTCAAACATCTCCTGGGTCAGACCAGATTTTAGACAATAATTGTTTTTGCTTCTTCCTAATTAGAAATGAAGATGTGGCTCTAATAATGTCTGAGAGCAGCTTCGCTGAGCCGCAGATGCTGAGGGCACGTTATGTCCTCTACCCTGGATGGTAAGATACCCCTCTGTCACGTATCTCTGCTCAACCTTTTGGCTACCGAATGACAGATCGATTCCCACGTCGGCTTCCCTCGGTCCTGCCTCCCTGCAGTTTAATTGCCACTCAGCGTTAGTGGTGGGGGTATCGTGTGCTGATTGCTGTAAAGTCCCTCAGGGCATCTCATGTTCTATCACCAGTTGCCTTCTGGCAGCACAGTAACAAGCTGTTGGCCATGCAGTTGCCATGTACACAGAGGGGGTCTCTTTCCCTTTGGACCTGGTCCATTCTGCCTTCATGCCTCGATGGTCAGCCTAATATGAGCCTCTGCTAAAACCTCCCCACAGATCCAGCAGCACAGGGCCTCTGTCCAGGGTCTGGCCCCTTTAATTCACTCATCTCCAACCAtcaatttgtgtgtttttagattAGGTGTCATTAGCCGTTTGACCAAGGCAGGAAACCTTTTCACCTGCTGATGAGAGGACGTACGTTTACAGATTTGTCATCCCCTCCTGTAGCCTCACCAGCTAATCACACTCACTCTGGCTCTCTGAGCAGCTGGTAGAGTAAACAACTCTCCAGCCAAAGACAAATTGTAGCCCAAACATTTGGCTTGCTCTGGATTTAACTTTCTCACCATTTGTGTAATGTGCACGTGTCCTGTGTTCCAGGTGCAAAGGGCGCTTCTTCTCTGGTTCCGGGGCTCTGGTCCTCACCCAGCAGCGCGTGGCTTTCAACCGGCCCCTGGAGAGGCCTCTGTTTGTCGCCCGCTGTAAAGGTGAGATGGAAAGAAaagcccccctcctcctttttttttttttttttttttttttacatgtgacaGAAGCCCTAGATATGAGCTGGCAGGATTTGGTTATGATTACATAAGCTGTCTTTCCCTCCAAATATGGAGGCAGCTGAAGTCTCAAAGTAATTATCAGTCATGCAGTGAAATAATCTGTATTCCCCAAAGAGGTGCTCACAATATTGTGCCACCAATCCTGCTTTTCAGGAAACCTTTGTGATTTCTTTCGCTCACAGCATTTCGTGTGTTTAGCCATCAGGTCATCACTGAGGCCAAGCCCCTTCCAAGGAAATGTCTACAACATCTGGGGAAAAGTCCGATTTTCTGGTAGGAATCACACGCTTTgatttcatttttctctttttttctgcaattTTCAAATCAAACTTGAATTCCACAGAACGTTACTAAACACCTGTGACTTCTTTCCTTGGTACATACTTGGTTTGCATTTGCATTTCCCAGTTTTTGGGAGTTAGAGAAAAGGTTGCTCTCATGCAGGCAAGGAGCTCCTGACGGTAGGAATACTGCTCGGTTGTTGCTCTGGTGTCTGGTGTTTAGAATTCAGCTCATAGTCCACCGGTTTGGTTTCTCactcttttttaatgtttttttttattttaagaccTGTGTAGAGTTGTTGCATGAGGAAAGAGTGCCGTTGTCTGCGAGTGTGCAGATACTTGTAGAGGGAGAGACAATATGAGACGAGTGTGACGGCTGTGTGATCCTCAGACTGTTGCTCACTTCCCCTTAGTGTGTATCAGTCACTGTCTTTAGAGTAGTGCGTCATTTGCATCTTTTAGttattttttgctttatttagCTGTTGTCGCATATTTTCATTGAACCAGGACATGATTTCTCTTGTTTTGTACCTCACGTGAGAGCTGAGAGCCGTTTTGGTTACAGAGGGGCTGTATGGATGCTACAACATTAACACCCCACCAACAGCATGCTGGTACCATGCAAAGCTGCGACGTGTGACCTGGAATCTGATCCCTTTCATCTCTGAAACCTCTAGACTCTGAGCAGCTGATGGAGGTGAGCCACAACGCAGTGAGCGGGAGCCTGAGCATTGTCCCCGACCACAGCGCCGACCCCCTGACAGAGGGCcccaacacttcctgtttcctgatCTTTGATGGCGCTGGCCTCACTGAGGATGGACTGAAGGACTGGCTGAGACTGTGCGCCAAGCCGGTAAACATTTCTGAGTAGCTTCAGTGTTTTTGACGGCGATGCACTCCTGAGACTCGTGCGGAGCTGTTGTAATGCAGCATCAGTCAGGTGTTGGGAAGTGTTGTGCAATCACAAAGCTGCCGTCTGTCTTTGATGTTCACAGAAGCAGACAAAGACAGCGATGAAGACTAAAAATACACTTTCACCACAAGAAATCAAGAGCATTCATGTGAGTGTCCATCGCCCACTGCACAACACATCATCATAGTTGCATAAAGTGATAAATGCTAATTGtttgtaataataaataatgatgaAGGCTTTCTCTCCTGCAGAGAGGTAGGACAGCCTTGTTGTGATCCAGCATAAATATGTTTAATCACTTTGCCAGAGTTATTTGTAACATTATTTTTTGGGGGCTTTTTGATCAATGACCTTGACTGGCCTTGTCATGACGTGTTTGTGTTTAGATGAACAGATGCTTGGACCCACTGCCACCAGGCTACTTCTACAACGGTTATCTGTACGTTGACATCTTTGGAGAGAAAAGAAACCTCCATCCCAGTATCCTTTTCATAGAGGTGACacccagtggtggaaagtaactaagtatttgtacttcgttattgtacttaagtacatttttatgtgcattttgtacatttttacatttttacttaagtaaaaatgatagtgcatactttatacttttactctttttttacattacattttgcagctattatctgtactttctactccactacattttaaaatgtctgtagttacaagtacatttatgaatacagttgtgttcatacagctgtgctggactgatgtgaggtcagactctgcatggaggtggtgtcacgctgccagctgtgtttctataatgagcctcagtcatgatgccggtgctctggctcagtgagctaactagttagctgctgtctgctaacacaggtccatccattaatgtctgatgaacatgaatcatcacatgaatctacagcaggaacactgacacagtaaacatgctgaatgcctgtttgttatcagcagcctctctgttcacttgatgcccacagcctgcctcatgacacacagacctgtccacagctgcttctggactgaacatgtacattaactacacatggtccattttcatttgagatgatttctttgattattttaacctgttcagatcctttgcaatggaaatcaatcatatatattcagtgtgtgagtacttttacttttcatactttaagtacatttaaaagtacttaagacttttacttaagtaggattgttgatgtagcggTTCGCTGCTTCTTTCCTTACATTCCTGTTACCACAGACATGGACGCGTTCATTGAAGAGTATGTCACTGAGGCCAACAAACAGATCGAGCAGTTCAATCGTCGGCTGGAGCCAGACCTGTTTGATCCGTGATCGGGTCTGTGTATGGGGGCGGGGGGTGCAGGGAGGGCACGGGGGTCACACACTAAACACTCCACCAGAACGGTCAGCGTGTGTTCACACCATGTCTTCAGAAGCGGCTGCTGCTAGACGTCCAGTTCAGTCAtcactaaaatgtttttttctaagATGTTGAGACGTTTGCCTTATTACGTCACTAAATATACACTTAGCACTCTGGAGAGGTTCATGTCATCTTGGCAGATACAGATGTTCACTTGTGTCAATGCAAATCAAGACGTTGTCACCAAGAGATGAGGTTTGCTCACAACAGCAGACAAATTGGAGACATAACGTAACACAAGCTCTGTGTTCAAACCAAAGAGATTACGCCACTAAGTCCGCAGGCCATGGGGCTCCTACAATTGAAGGGAATTTCCAGctacacactgctgcagcctgTGCCTTTCTGTGTATCGCAGTTGGCAAATTAAAGCCTCTATTTCTGGTCAGGCGTGGAGGGCCGTGTGATTCTGGTGGGCTCCCTTGTGGGGTTTCTCAAGAATCGCTCCTCCTCTGTTGTCACCCAATCCACGGCCCACCTGTTAGCCTGTCTGCAGGCCTCGCTGCAGCAGAGGGAGCGCTTGGCCGTGGAGCTGTAAACATCGGTGAGCCTGTTGGCTGCAGACAACTGATGAATGACGCCGTTAATCACATAGCTGTACACCATCCCGGTGCTTTATTTTAAGACTCCTGAAGTGAATCTAATGAAAGCGGAGTTGTAAAACAGCCGAGGCCGCCATAAAACACCCCGAATCACAGAGGTTATACGTCCACAGAAACTTCGTCTCAGTGTCGGTACAGAAATCTGCTGCAGCCAGGTGTGGATCACACTCTGCACCATTTGCTTCCCatgctgtttgttgtgtgtgtcattacatTTGGGTAGGAAGAGGGGCGGGGCAAAGCATCTCTGTTAGTGTTTTGGGTAAACATGAGTAGAGCCATTAGTGAATGGTAGTATGCTTTGTATCAGTGGAGTGATGTGTCCTCTTTAAGTAGTACTTATCCTACTGTTAGCTCTGCTGTTCTATGCATGTCTTCCTCTTCTCAGGGTTCCTACATGCGACttaaaaatgtttgatttgtCAGTTAGCACTAGCGATACCTAATCAAAACAAgcttttcaaagtaaaagcttGAAAACTTTAAGTGTAGGAACCCTGCAACAGTATCTGGATGTTATTATGGGGTTAGCATTGTTAAATCAGACTTAATGTTTGTGTCAGGTGGTCTCGAGGAAATTGATACTGATAAAGGAACATTGAAATACTAGTTTGCACAAGCCGCTGCAACTTCAATAGTATAATATGTATCCTGTATTGGccacaaaccaaaaaaaaaatgcctctgAGATTTTGACCATTTCAGGTAAGACGGGACGGGCGTCCACAGACAAACATACGAGTGGTTTGTCTGTGTGAGAACACTGCTGGCCCCATCTGTCCTCTAAACAAGCCATACCGTCCTTATGCTAGGTGTGCCGCTGTCTTTTAATCATACATTGTATAAGATAGCATATAGCATAGCAAAGAATGATGCCTCTAACATGTATTACCCTGGCATGTTCCAGATAGCCAGCATAGGAGTGGAGAGGAGGCGCTCACCCCAACTTATAGTCATTCCATTCTCCCCTCTCTCACAGTTTTAAAAGTGCAATTGttccttgtgtttttattttttactataTTGCACTTACAGTACCCTCAGAAAGCTCTTTAAGGACGAATCTGAGGAACAAATGAATGCTGCTAAATTCTCACAGCTATCGCGGCGTCTGCTGGACTCCTGCTTTAGGTGCTTATAGCTCACATAACAAGTGAAACACAACTAGAATGACTTCTGCTTACAGCTGACTGACACAACAAAATGCACAGAGATTATGGTGCTTTTAAAGGGAGCAGGATAACACTAAATCCTTTGTTGACTAAATGATAACTCTTGTTTAAGCTGGATCCTCTTTTTAGCGTTTCAGAGATGCACCCTCTAAGCCGCCTGTTTGGAGCAACAGTTGCTGTCATTTAGTGGTTATGTAATACCGCAGAGAGTTTGTTTGACTGACAGCGAAATGGTCGTGAGGCAGATGTATAGGAGCCCGAAGACGTCGCAGAGATTGGCCAAGAGATCAAAAACGAGTCCTTAAAGAGCGGAGAGGGTTATGTAAGATGTTTGTGATATTTATATGAAATTAGCACTAACACACGTATACACAACTACAAGCTACTACAAGTGTGTCAACACTATTTTGCATGTGTCGAGATGTCATGTAAATTTAATACCACATATATTCTGACAATAATGCCTTTCACCAAACTGGTACAAgcaaagaaaaatgtattttacgTATCTGCTAACGATTTGAATTACctcgagaaaaaaaaaaccaca from Parambassis ranga chromosome 22, fParRan2.1, whole genome shotgun sequence encodes:
- the dnaaf9 gene encoding dynein axonemal assembly factor 9, with amino-acid sequence MAGIRRVNRRFSGVNPAVSCCRLRQVQALLCEGGAAAPDGILCSLGIDSRYNDGCTDLAKYLFYGLYGLNPLSVEPVEEFSEDILDDVILLIKAECVHLYCNPLNFSYLLPYVSHWRNLHLYCMTKEEYDDEEAAEEFKISSFVTMVQDCYHIGVPYSSQGHIQKFDMFMVEKWPIIQAFALEGIGGGSYFTMKYKLVDMSEKLWQIYNRLDPVSLDNLLAEDLVIFEKQWSAFFSSMDLESHLSIMELSEAQAGEAFHMYYSHGLISSNITDKSKSQQPFVLFGKHSSVEDLQSYSFNFPSESHQVRNTGPQGSAARHMVLQCASPKGPLACSRTYFFGTTHTPYLGNQSTEQKKTDVLLLSQIYSAAVQGVLSGIKCYSCTTSAAKAKDVAENAFLMTLESMDLSQYRSALRSKCEFSIQAVNTQGTIIPLTDDDSRYVVKTASLIVHDIPDLQGDRGDLGSVVFSESFLESSISIQQRDGTVSSDSCYTILTTTVPRYACWLMESDVKQSEQAQHLTKREDGTCLGTVLTAADAAYVFSSSQLSTPEEGKIIFFSEGLLFIHSQYGSFTLSKDHITNIVFYHPEYSAVASVLVEYKSSLLPHLPFLLHSPDQCLVFGLRPKSKSHRAFYSQVLPVWKNSDSGLSVQMLDQKHLTWNQKNMHTRLQKLHDSQEPPLAKRKLSLKTSYPQLPEQEMFRQHFALSTSISQEPILYDHLGVLFPSAELRNTASGQGDKVVITIISGLPGSYKDKLCNFIVHLNRDYGRWVVYEPEPDSFSASHLQQYLSSFLENQRGTRGKPRLLVVSPGYTDVLDVVQAVLFHPDPVVQACFTIGAVTACVNPLASCMEHRFAFPKLLEQCSQGIVSTVVFTGLTAEKQHPLMQHVQQLVRSANPTAAFILAERGAVTGNEDVALIMSESSFAEPQMLRARYVLYPGWCKGRFFSGSGALVLTQQRVAFNRPLERPLFVARCKAIRSSLRPSPFQGNVYNIWGKVRFSDSEQLMEVSHNAVSGSLSIVPDHSADPLTEGPNTSCFLIFDGAGLTEDGLKDWLRLCAKPKQTKTAMKTKNTLSPQEIKSIHMNRCLDPLPPGYFYNGYLYVDIFGEKRNLHPNMDAFIEEYVTEANKQIEQFNRRLEPDLFDP